In the Chaetodon trifascialis isolate fChaTrf1 chromosome 12, fChaTrf1.hap1, whole genome shotgun sequence genome, AATTCACACATTAAATGCCAAATGAACTTCACAAGATGCCCTGCTATCACGTCTTAATAAAGCCCAGCTCTACCGTGCTGCTGAATCCATTAAGATTATATAGTGGACCTCAGACTGGACTCCAGCACAGGTGCGGGGACTGGGGCAGATATTCTATAGGGCTGAGGGAGTGAAGGGAAGTCAGACTCGGAGAAGGTGCAGCGGGGTGCCGGGGGTGAGCCCAGATGACAGCTGAGGGACTGAGGATTTCTCTGGATTGCCCTAGTGGAGATGGGGTCAGTGAAAGCAAGTCGGGGGCAGGGTGGGGGGGCTGTAGGGTGGAGGAATTTATGCAGTTCCTTCGTCACCAGCCCCGGTCACGGTGGTGGGGGGAGGGCTGTGCCGCTGGCACTGAGAGACAGATATAGACAAGAATTAAGGAGACAGAATTTGCACTCTTAGCCTTGTCTGGGTTACTGGCATCAGCAGCTGAGAGCTCCACTAGACCTCCATCTCCTTGTGCCTTTACGTCACATCCTCCCCCGGAGCGGTGGTGGTGACTGCTCGCCCCACCAGCACAGAGCCCTAAATTGAACACAGGTGCTGCTCtacccaacacacacattgtcagAGACTAGAAATAAACAACGGCTCATTATTAGATCTGAAAGACACCACTTCCACCACCTGTCCCCCCAAAGCCTGACCCTCTGACAGTTTCCCCAGTACAACTTTGAACTACTTTGGTCAGTCGATTCTTcgcatttctttttctttccacaaACACTTCCACACTGTTTGGCACTGAAACATATTCATCCAAACATGCCGCGCTCTTATAGCTGCACCATACCATCAAATGAAGATATCCCACATATGCTGTGCATCATTTCATACACATTTAGCCCAAATTCACGCTGATGTAAAcgcatttatatttttgaaacTCTGGGATCTATGCTGTATTTCAAATAAGGCTCAGTGCAATGCTTGGATACACAGCAGCTGGTAAAGATGGAGCCATTTATGAgtccagcagagctgcagtcagagtTGAGTTACTCTCACATCAGTAATATTACGctgaatttaataaaaaaaaaagttaaatcatGACGAGgtaaaaacactaaaatcatATATTGATGTTTTGACTTAACAACCACTCTTCTGAAGCTGCTTATGATGTTTGCTGTGACTCCTGATGAGCTTGCTTAAAGAATAAATGTAGATAAAACCATCGAATGAGACAGTCACTTCTAGGAAACTCTCCTCGCCTTAACTCTGGCCATTCATTGAAACATACATTTCTACCTGACAGACGCTGGTGTTTACCAGAGTAAGGTGTTATGTAATTCCGCACTGGATTGGCTCAGTGTTCTTGTTATTCCTTAATGAGCAGTTTCCCTTCAGAGACTAGTTGCCGATCAGAGTGTTGATTTCCACATCACATCAGATTAAATAAAGGCCAAACATTACTCGTCTTCTAACGCATTCAAATCTCAAAGCTGTAATCCATCCTCAAATAACCTAGAACGTTCCCTACGTTCGTCCGGATTATGCGTATCGTGCGCAACGCTGTGCGTAAAGCTGGAACAGCTCGCCTGTGATGAGGAAATTGCGTCCCCAGGTGACACGCAGAGTTTCCAATGTTTTCGTTTTTTATTACAGATATATGGCATAAATAAACACTCTGTGGGCCCCGACTCTATATTCCATGTTTAGAGAGGACCcctcaacacacatacacacccctcCCATCCGCTATCCAATCCTCACACGGGGCCAGCGTTGACGGGGGTCAAGAGACAAAATAGCCTCATATATATACGCCCAGGCGGTGATTTCTTGCTCCGAGTCCCCTCCACTCTGAGCTACACTCCTTGTGTTGTCAAGCGAACCGGGATTTGTTTGTGCTTCAAGGACAAAGCAGTTCTACTATCAGCTGAAATGGCACCCAAGAAGGACCCTAAGGCTCCCGCCAAGAAGGCCGAACCTGCACCAGCACctgcaccagcaccagcacccgAGCCGGCccctgctcctgcagctcccgCTGTCGACCTGTCCGCTGTCAAGGTACAATGAGCGTGAAAGTTCTGCTGTGGGGAGGGCTGGAGATAAGGATGATGGCTGCTCGGGAAGAGCTGGGACTTCATTTTTCCCATTCATACTCAGAGTTGCATGACAGAGCTAGAGCGACTGTAGCGGTTCTCAGAGGGGTCCTTGAGGGAGCCCCCGAGACATCAAGCAacgtttttgtcatttttatggcACGCACTTGAAGGAGGGACAAAATGAGAGTAACAGGATCATCACAGTGTATTTACAGTGTAAATGCAGCCAAACTGCACACCCAGAAAAAGATTCATATTAAATTGGGGTCTTTGGTTTAATGCACAAATATTTTCAGCTTAACATAACTGGCTGAGTACTAAACATGTATGAGTGGATGCACAGTTCATAATGGGGTAGTGGGAGCAGCCGCAGGTTCTAAGGACCACGTTCAGAGGGGACTGAGGAGAATGACTAGAACCATGGATAGCTCACAGGGGTTGAGACCACGCCCCCCAGCTCCCTGGATTGGACTAACAGAGTGGTGACTAATGTGTGATGGCACTGCAGGGTGACTCCAAATGTGGACATGTTAATGTAGCTAAAGATGGACCTCCACAGATCAAGTGCCACCAGCTAATTTTGGCAAAGAGACAAGTTTAATCCCTGCAGAGACCTGATTAATTAGTCTAGATTAAGTGTAAATGCCTGCTTATTCTGGCCTCTCCAATAAAAGCGGCCGCGTTGCTGATAAAATGGCATGTGACAAGTCTGccatttgtatgttttatacTAATATGGCTGCTTTGTATTGGCTTCCAGATCGAGTTCAGCCCAGACCAGATTGAAGGTAAGTACACGTCATTTTAACCATCTTTGCTCTCATGCAGTCTATAAAACTCATCTTCCCTGACATGTCTCTCAGCAAAGCCATCAGTATAATCAATCACTATGCAAAGAGCACTGCAGAGCCCTTTGGCCTTGTCTTTAAGATGAACACTGGCTCAGTGCCAGCCTTGTACTTTGTCATATAGTGTTGGTGACAGATGGTCACCtctgtcatttttgtgttttgacatTCAATGAGAGTAGCAGATGTCTTGTGAAATCTGATAGTGGATATGAAGCTCAGAGACCATTCAAGCGTCCCGTAAAGTTTAAGTAAACTTTAAAGCGTCACTAAACAAAAGAACAAgtgagaagctgaagaaaaaaaaaaaaaccacatacacatacatgcacattcTTGGCTAAATGTGTTGCTAGTTATATTTTGCCTGTAAAATAAAGAAGCGTGTTGTGCAAATGTGCTAAACATCTGAGGCTTTGATTCCAAACACAAGCTGATTTAACTAATTATCACCTTCAACCAGAGCAGGTAAACCTAATGCAGGAAATTAGCTGGTTTCTGGttaaaaaacattcacattatATCATTAATCATAGCAGACCACAAATGTAGGGGGCCTTATTGAATGACTGGCGGGCAAATTAATTCAGCCAATCGCTGTGTCCCGATATGAACTGCAGGTTGTTTATTGGCTGCTTGTTGGTGACATGGGACTCAGTGACAATCAGTGATATCTAAACATTTGCCAACTGGTTTTCATAGCAGTCGGAATtttcagcagctcatttcagGGATTAAAGGAGGATCgtttagaatagataaaagtTTGATAGGAAGAAAATCGTACATGCTGTTAGTCTCTTCTGATCCTGGACTGGACACCCCCGGACCAGACCTGTCGTCTGGCCGGCTGCTTGTTACACTGCAGTCAGCATTCCCTACTTTTACTCCGCTCGCCCACAGAGGGCCTTGCCTTTAAAAGGAGGGGGCTCATATTCTCAGCTATGTTTATCAATTCCAAGGTGGTCTTTTAAAAGAGCCCATAGCcgtgctgagagagagagagggagaggagagacagctgAGATAGAAATAGAACAAGAGGTGACGGAGCTCGACAGGAGTCTGTCCATTCAGCCCAAAATACCACAACCTATAGAGACGTCTTGTCCTTGTTATATGATTGCCTTGTCATTTTGTAGAGGAGCTGCCTCCACCTGCTGGCAGGCGTGGAgcagcctcagctccacctgctgaggtGCAATCCGCTGTCTGGAGTTGCAGGGAAAATGCATTTATGCCATCTATAGCAAGAGCAGACATGAAGTGAATGAAAATACATTCTGAAGCTGAAGCTTGGATTGCATCGATTATCATACTTTAAAGTATGTTAATTATCTAAGCGCAATATGATACGACTTTGCAGGAACATAAAACATATCACAGAAATAACAAAAGCCATTCACGACGAGATAGATCCACTGTGGGTTCCAGTGTTATGTTTGGTACTAAACGTGAGCCTCGGGTGTAAGCTAACTCAGGTACTCTACATTAATATGATAAAAATTaatagagaaaaagaaaaaaaggattacAATTATTGTTTTAATTCAGCGCTATAATAAAAACTACACACTGAAGAAGTTAATCTCCCACATGAACTTTCATTTTCCAAAGGAATTAACATAGTGGATATAATATTCAAATAGTTTAAAGTCCCTCAGGCAATATTATAaaattattatattttacaaaacaGACATTGCAGGGTGCTTCTTCATCGTCCTGCACTCACTGCTGAACAGTTTACAAACAGAGGTGCATGAACATGAGCGCTAATCCCGGATTCATGGTGACGCCTTCTTCTCCCTCCACTCTGCAGACTACAGGGAGGCCTTCGGTCTGTTCGACAGGGTGGGCGACAACAAGGTGGCTTTCAACCAGATCGCTGACATCATGCGCGCTCTGGGACAGAACCCCACCAACAAGGAGGTGACCAAACTGTTGGGAAACCCCACCGCTGATGGTGAGACATACATGTTTGTCCCGTCACTCTTTGAGTCACTATCACGCTCAATCAAATCAGTCTGCTCATCAAAAATGTGTTCTAGACGAAAATTTCCCTGAAATGAAGCCATTATATATTTTGAGTAAATAATCAGGTTGCTGTAAATCCTGCCTACAGCAGCAGGCTTTATGCACGATGGTCTGTGAGGTCAGACATGCAACAAATTTGAAATTCAACCCTTAGAGGTCAGCGCAACAGTGCTTCTCCTCCAGTTAAGAACTGCTCgtctatactgtatattttatgaAGTTTTGCTTGGTAAAATCGTAAAATCATGCCTCTGGTTCGCTGTGTGCAGACAGGAGATGAGGCGTGTGTAAATGAACAGAACTAAGGTGCAGATGTATTATTGATGCTGAAGATGTGTTGAGGGATCGTGTCCATGTGGTCTTCTCAAACCCACCTGGCGTGTTCACCTCTGGATGGAACTGACTcacttctgtctcctctcatgCAGACATGGTCAGCAAGAGAGTAGAGTTCGAGGGTTTCCTGCCCATGCTCCAGACCATCATCAACAGCCCCAACAAGGCCGGATTCGAGGACTACGTTGAGGGTCTGCGCGTCTTCGACAAGGAGGGCAACGGCACAGTGATGGGTGCTGAGCTGCGTATCGTCCTGTCAACACTGGGTGAGTGAGGCCAGGCTGctggtgtgtctgtctgtgtgtgtgtattttattaataCTGATTGTCCTCTGCTTCCCCCTATAGGAGAGAAGATGACTGAGGCTGAGATTGATTCCCTCATGGCAGGACAGGAGGACGAGAACGGCTGTGTCAACTACGAGGGTGAGCCACAAATAATGACATAATGACTTATAATATATACTAATATCATAATATTTTGTATTAtctttattttatatatatctttataacaaaatctgaatgaatgctgtgttgtattatgggaaatgtaggaccCAGTATATTTAAATGCAAACGTAATCCAGGAAGTGAGGTGTCAATTTCCATATTCCATAATTACTCCAGTAaagaatatacagtatttcataTGGTGCATAAATCAATTTTTATAGTCAACATCTCAGCTGTGCTAAGCTTTCACACATTCAtctcctcactcactcactcactcactcactcactcactcactcactcactcactcactcactcactcactcacttcccctctcttctgtcctctctgcgTGCTGCCCCCGGTGTTCatctgcagcctttgtcaaGCACATCATGTCTGTGTAAGGACCCTGCCACTGCGGTGGTGAGCATCGTGTATGTGCAGACGACCCCATGGTGTCGAGACATCCACTCGCTGTTTCCTGTACCACCTGAGGAAGCAGGGGGAACAAAGGACTATGAGATGTCATTTCCTGAacccttttgttttgttctactcttttttttttcttttttttgtccaagtGGTGCTTTatttgtctctcctcctcctgctcttccgGAAGCCGTCCTGATTTCCCACAAGATGTTTCTTTCCTGCCATCCAAGTCTcattggggttttttttaatcataactGGTTTTCACAGTGGAACAGTGATGGAGGGGAACACGGGATAACGATGACCATCCCCTCCTGTCACTTAATGTCTGGCTAGCTCTCTATCTGCCAGTGAAGTGACTGGTTTTGACCTGGACTGACCATCGAAATGAATCCACTCCTCGCCCAACCCACCCCTAGGTCTTAACTTATTGTATCCTCTGCCGTTTCACAATAAACTTTTCACAAACTCCCAttttatttccagatttttgACTCTATTCATTTGATGCAGATCAtttttatacaaaaaaaaaaaaaagccagatgCATGATAAACGGAATAGTCTGATGTTTcaggaaatacacttatttgctttcaaGCTTGAGATTAAAAGGTTGATACATGTCTGTCCTTCAAATATGAAGCTAACAGATTAGCTTAGCACACAAGTTTCAACAGCTGCTAATCAGGGAGCTTTAAGAGCTGGTAGGTACATTTTGTTAACTTCGGACAAAGCTAATCAtgtgctggctgtagcttcatatttactgcacagacaGAGCATGGCActgatcctctcatctaactcataACAAGGAAGCATATTCCCAAAAATGCCATCCGACTATCAGATGCGTGTCTTAATCCGAACAGAAGACAGTACTGCAGTCTCactttttgtcctttttattgtcattaATTATTGTAATTGGTGTCATATCAACAAGAGAAAAACTGCGTACATCTACTTGAccttttaaatacatttacagtTGCTGTAgggtggagcaggaggtgggAAGGGGGCACACGGAGATGGGGTatgcagaaaaaacacagaagcaaacaaacagtcGCAGGTGAGGGCAGTAATTAGGCAGGAGGCAGGATATACCACAAATGGTGTCTGAAAAAGAAACTAGATCACCCAAACACTTTTTTCCTAACAGATGTAACAGGATCCGAGCGCCCTcggtcattttatttttcttcagtaaTTGTCTTTTtaaggatttttttgttttcaaaagatttttttttttccactttcttctCCCACATATTGCAACAAAACATCCAGATACGGTAGCATACGTCGTAAAACGGCATGGGATCTGCACCAaacgcacacgcacagacagGTTTCAGCTGCAACTTCTGCTCAACCTCAGCTCGCCTCCGCATCTTCGTCTTCCTCTGCGGCTCGGACAGTCCTGACGAGCGCCACATCAGTCGGCGGAGGAATGTCTGTGCTGTTCGTTCACGTGAGCTgaaaatctgcagctgcagagacaacatACTTTTAGCTGTTTCCTTTTTGGATGGAGGTGTGTGGAATGAGCTCCGGTGTTTAATATTGCTCTGATGTATAAACAGGCGTCTATATTGAACTACTGAGCAGGTACAAGTGTATGATGCTCGTCAACAGGAGATGCATTCCTTAGCAACACCaattcagctgtctgacatTGTCACCAAGCATTACACTGTAAACAACTAATAACTACAAAACATGAACTTGTTTTATCTTTATCCAATAATTGAGGAAATAACTTACTAAAATCCTTTTTTCAGATTACAAAATAGCCTCTTTTCATATTGGAATCAATACATGCTTGTCATAACATGACCTAGTTCTTGCAGTAATGCAATTTTACAGGTATATTTTATAGCCATATTGTCACTTCCTTTTAAAAGGTTTTTAGGACATGTAGATGGCAAAAAGAAGAACTCGTAACTTGTAATTTTATACATGTTTCTATATATATTTgttaaatatattatatattggATGACGAGAGTGATTTGCAGTAAGGATGCTTGGTTTGTTAGGGGGGTTTGGCGTCCATGCACGCTTACTGAGCAAGAACAACACGTGCTGCGTGGAGCGCTGGCCACTTCTTATTTAATGTAGAAAAAAGGCTGTAGCTTCTTCAAAacactgatccaggaccagTCAAGCCAATACCTGGTCCCCACTTTTTGTACTTCCACTTAATCTAGGGCCAGTGCGCTGAACTATTCTATgcaacatcattcaaaaagagAGAGGCCAACAAAATGAATCAGAAAGAGCACATATTTGGATTTAAAATAGGAAATAAGAGGACAGTACAGTAGCTCCTAATTCGAGTCTCTACTTAAGAGTTGAGTGATGGATGTTGAGGTGATGTTTGGAGGCTGTGGTTCGGCTGAGTTTGGCCTCGGGGTGGCAGAAGTGGGCAGAAAAGTTTGAAGGGATCAGAGTGAGGATATCCGGGGTGCAGAGATCCAGTGTTCACAAACCCTGCTTGGCCAGCGCTGCAGTGACATCCTCAGCCAGGGTTGCTAGCTGCGGCGAATCCATCATGTTGAGACTGCCGGAGGAGGACAGGTGGCTGTCCCGGTGGCGCTGGGGGGACAACGAGCCGGACAGGCCCGGGGACTGGACGATGATCTCGGCCCCGTGGTCCACTCGCGCCTTGGCGTGGTCGCGAAACAACAGCCTGTGGCTCTCGATCTAACAGAGGCGGGCGGCGTGACGTGAGACGTgggtgaggaagaagaaacaggtCATTTTCACGTCAtggccaataaaaacatttctatGTATGTTTGTGAGTGAGCTTTAGAGCAACTGCAAGCAGAAGAACAGCAAAGTTGAACTCGAGAGAGCTGTGCTCAGAGGCTGCTGCTCTTGgtcttgtgtgtttgatgatgaaCACAGTTTCAAGTGTTTGGATTAAGCTCTAATGATTCACTCATAGCGGCGTATACTGTACCTTTCTCTCACAGGCAGATAAAGGAATCCAAGTTTTTGGAAGATTGGCTTgtttatatttctatttatcATATATTACATGTGTGCTTCATCAAGTTTTATTAAATCTTTACTGGTTTTACACTACAGAGCTGTATATCAGACTATGCATCACTCTTCAATGATTACAGTAATGTTTACGGACACATGGATGATTTTTCTGTCGACATTCTCGTCACTTTACAAATAAAGTGAGACACTGAAAAGCCTGTGCTCCATGACATAAAGGAAATTACACTCAAAGAAGAGGGAAACGAGTTTATATCTAAATTGACTGGGAAGACAATCTCTCAAAAACTTGTTTTCCTTTAAATCATGGATTGAGAGCATGGAGCTGACACTCACCATGACGTGGCCTCCACCAGGAGTGTGGTGAGCATTATCCAGGGAACCCACCTTGGCTTGGGCTTTGTCTTTGAAGTCCAACTTCACAGTCTCTATACGCACGTTACCGCCCCCTGGGGAAAGGGAGGGAATGGATGAAGGTGatgaaatgcaaacacaga is a window encoding:
- the myl1 gene encoding myosin light chain 1, skeletal muscle isoform, coding for MAPKKDPKAPAKKAEPAPAPAPAPAPEPAPAPAAPAVDLSAVKIEFSPDQIEDYREAFGLFDRVGDNKVAFNQIADIMRALGQNPTNKEVTKLLGNPTADDMVSKRVEFEGFLPMLQTIINSPNKAGFEDYVEGLRVFDKEGNGTVMGAELRIVLSTLGEKMTEAEIDSLMAGQEDENGCVNYEAFVKHIMSV